The proteins below come from a single Pandoraea apista genomic window:
- a CDS encoding P-II family nitrogen regulator, translated as MKRVTAIIKPFKLDEVREALAEVGVTGLTVTEVKGFGRQKGHTELYRGAEYVVDFLPKIKIEVVVSAAQAEQVIDAVLGAARTGKIGDGKIFVTDVERVIRIRTGEEGEQAV; from the coding sequence ATGAAACGCGTAACTGCCATCATCAAACCCTTCAAGCTCGACGAAGTCCGTGAAGCGCTGGCCGAAGTCGGCGTGACCGGCCTGACCGTCACGGAAGTGAAGGGCTTCGGCCGTCAGAAAGGGCACACCGAGTTGTATCGTGGCGCCGAGTATGTCGTCGACTTTCTGCCGAAGATCAAGATCGAAGTCGTGGTGAGCGCGGCACAGGCCGAGCAGGTCATCGACGCAGTGCTGGGTGCGGCGCGCACCGGCAAGATCGGCGACGGCAAGATCTTCGTGACCGACGTTGAGCGCGTGATTCGTATCCGTACGGGCGAAGAGGGCGAGCAGGCGGTCTGA
- a CDS encoding Smr/MutS family protein — MSKKPPKLSLGDLASLRDTLARETAAREAERLAAAKRAAQAKRDANVFRDSVGDIAPLSHKGATNRVEHPRQPPEPVARQTQEDEAAVLFESLSDEFDPEALLDTDDRLSYRRPGISHDAVLKLQRGEWVVQAQIDLHGMRRDEAREALSAFLHDAVKRGLRCVRVIHGKGLGSVNREPVLKDKVRGWLAQKNEVLAWAQAQGRDGGGGALVVLLQAAQTKATRR, encoded by the coding sequence ATGAGCAAGAAGCCCCCCAAACTCAGCCTCGGCGACCTCGCCAGCCTGCGTGACACGCTCGCCAGGGAAACGGCAGCCCGCGAAGCCGAACGCCTCGCCGCCGCCAAACGTGCCGCGCAAGCCAAGCGCGATGCGAACGTGTTCCGCGATAGCGTCGGCGACATCGCTCCGTTGTCCCACAAGGGCGCGACCAATCGCGTGGAGCATCCGCGCCAGCCGCCCGAGCCTGTCGCGCGTCAGACTCAGGAAGACGAAGCGGCTGTCCTGTTCGAATCGCTGTCGGATGAATTCGATCCCGAAGCGCTGCTCGACACCGACGATCGATTGTCGTATCGCCGCCCCGGGATCAGCCACGACGCCGTGCTAAAACTCCAACGCGGGGAATGGGTCGTGCAGGCGCAGATCGACCTGCACGGCATGCGTCGCGACGAAGCGCGCGAAGCCCTCTCCGCCTTCCTGCACGACGCCGTGAAGCGCGGTCTGCGCTGCGTGCGCGTGATTCATGGCAAAGGCCTCGGCTCGGTGAATCGCGAACCGGTGCTCAAGGACAAAGTGCGCGGCTGGCTGGCCCAGAAGAACGAAGTGCTGGCATGGGCGCAAGCACAAGGACGCGACGGCGGGGGTGGCGCGCTGGTAGTATTGCTCCAGGCTGCGCAGACGAAGGCGACGCGCCGGTAG
- the ppa gene encoding inorganic diphosphatase, with translation MSFNHVPAGKDIPNDFNVIIEIPAQSDPVKYEADKDLGLLVVDRFIGTGMRYPANYGFIPQTLAGDGDPVDALVVTPFPLLAGSVVRCRALGMLNMTDESGVDAKLVVVPVDKICPMTAHMKSIDDVPGYLKDQIKHFFENYKALEKGKWVKIEGWEGIEAAHKEIVEGVANAKK, from the coding sequence ATGAGCTTCAACCACGTGCCTGCCGGCAAGGACATCCCCAACGATTTCAACGTCATCATCGAGATCCCGGCGCAAAGCGACCCGGTGAAGTACGAGGCTGACAAGGATCTGGGTCTGCTGGTCGTTGACCGCTTCATCGGTACGGGCATGCGCTACCCGGCCAACTACGGTTTCATTCCGCAAACGCTGGCAGGCGACGGCGACCCCGTCGACGCGCTGGTCGTCACGCCGTTCCCGCTGCTGGCCGGCTCGGTGGTTCGCTGCCGTGCACTGGGCATGCTCAACATGACCGACGAATCGGGCGTGGACGCCAAGCTGGTGGTCGTGCCGGTCGACAAGATTTGCCCGATGACGGCGCACATGAAGTCGATCGACGACGTGCCGGGTTACCTGAAGGACCAGATCAAGCACTTCTTCGAGAACTACAAGGCGCTCGAGAAGGGCAAGTGGGTCAAGATCGAAGGTTGGGAAGGCATCGAAGCCGCCCACAAGGAAATCGTCGAAGGCGTGGCCAACGCCAAGAAGTAA
- the lolA gene encoding outer membrane lipoprotein chaperone LolA — protein MLGFKRGLPLIAGAVGVTLAALVAPAYASGTAQLKAFAAQVKSARGEFEQKQVKGQQDGAMKVTNSASGTFEFSRPGRFIWRYVKPYDQLLQADGETLYIYDKDLNQVTERKLGTSLGASPAAILFGSNDIEKNFTLKDAGVKNGIDWVELKPKSQDTQFQRVGIGFRDGNLAAMELYDAFGNVTLLTFDKIQKNPPMSADHFKFTMPKGADLIKG, from the coding sequence ATGCTGGGATTCAAGCGAGGCTTGCCGCTGATCGCGGGGGCCGTTGGCGTAACGCTGGCGGCGCTGGTTGCGCCGGCGTATGCAAGCGGCACGGCGCAGCTCAAGGCATTTGCGGCGCAGGTGAAGTCGGCGCGGGGCGAGTTCGAGCAAAAGCAGGTCAAGGGGCAGCAGGACGGTGCCATGAAGGTGACGAACTCGGCGTCGGGGACGTTCGAATTCTCGCGCCCGGGCCGCTTCATCTGGCGTTACGTCAAGCCTTACGACCAGTTGTTGCAGGCCGATGGCGAAACGCTCTATATCTACGACAAGGATCTGAATCAGGTGACCGAGCGTAAGCTGGGCACCTCGCTGGGCGCGAGTCCTGCGGCGATTCTGTTCGGCAGCAACGACATCGAGAAGAATTTCACGCTCAAGGATGCCGGCGTGAAGAACGGTATCGACTGGGTAGAGTTGAAGCCGAAGTCGCAGGATACGCAATTCCAGCGCGTGGGCATTGGCTTTCGCGATGGCAATCTGGCGGCGATGGAACTCTACGATGCGTTCGGCAATGTCACGTTGCTGACGTTCGACAAGATTCAGAAGAATCCGCCCATGTCGGCGGACCACTTCAAGTTCACGATGCCCAAGGGGGCCGACCTGATCAAGGGTTGA
- a CDS encoding GNAT family N-acetyltransferase: MSSDVVIRVVQSLEGVPANAWDALAGSNPFVKHAFLHAMHTSGCASKRTGWQPAYLLMHAGDVLVGAMPLYVKSHSRGEYVFDHAWADAFARHGLDYYPKLLCAVPFSPVTGPRLLARTHADRVALARGAIAFAKQLELSSIHVLFTHEDDLAALTEAGYLLREGVQFHWENPGFATFDDFLAQMNQEKRKKLRQDRRRVREAGVSYRWLRGAEIDDAALDFFYQCYENTYREHWNAPYLSRAFFAQVHAAMPDALLLVVAERDDAPLACALNVVSGDTMYGRYWGTTDFVSGMHFETCYAQGIEYCIAHGLRSFEGGAQGVHKMSRGLLPTPTWSAHWIADQRFADAIAEFLDSETSAMEAHIGELEAHTPFKRPVS, encoded by the coding sequence GTGAGCAGCGACGTAGTCATTCGTGTAGTGCAATCGCTTGAAGGGGTGCCGGCCAATGCGTGGGATGCCCTCGCGGGCAGCAACCCCTTCGTGAAGCACGCATTCCTGCATGCCATGCATACGAGCGGGTGCGCATCGAAGCGCACTGGCTGGCAGCCGGCTTATTTGCTCATGCACGCCGGCGACGTGCTCGTGGGCGCCATGCCGCTTTACGTCAAATCGCACTCGCGCGGCGAATACGTTTTCGATCATGCGTGGGCCGATGCGTTTGCGCGCCACGGTCTGGACTATTACCCGAAGCTGCTATGCGCCGTGCCGTTTTCGCCGGTCACGGGCCCGCGCCTGCTGGCGCGCACGCACGCCGACCGGGTAGCGCTCGCCCGGGGGGCGATTGCCTTCGCAAAGCAGCTCGAGTTGTCGTCGATCCATGTGTTGTTCACCCATGAAGACGATCTGGCGGCGCTGACAGAGGCCGGCTACCTGCTGCGCGAGGGCGTGCAGTTTCACTGGGAGAATCCGGGCTTTGCCACGTTCGACGACTTCCTCGCGCAGATGAACCAGGAAAAGCGCAAGAAGCTCAGGCAGGACCGTCGGCGTGTGCGCGAGGCCGGGGTGAGCTACCGATGGCTGCGCGGCGCCGAGATTGACGACGCGGCGCTCGATTTCTTCTATCAATGCTATGAAAACACGTACCGCGAGCACTGGAATGCGCCGTATCTGAGCCGCGCTTTCTTCGCTCAGGTGCATGCCGCCATGCCGGATGCACTGCTGCTCGTGGTCGCCGAGCGTGACGACGCGCCGCTGGCGTGCGCGCTCAACGTGGTGAGTGGCGACACGATGTACGGGCGATATTGGGGCACGACGGACTTCGTCTCCGGCATGCACTTCGAGACGTGCTACGCGCAGGGCATCGAGTATTGCATCGCGCATGGGCTGCGCAGTTTCGAGGGCGGGGCACAGGGCGTGCACAAGATGTCGCGCGGTTTGCTGCCCACCCCCACGTGGTCGGCGCACTGGATTGCGGATCAGCGCTTTGCCGACGCCATTGCCGAGTTTCTCGATTCGGAGACGTCGGCGATGGAAGCGCATATCGGCGAGCTGGAAGCGCATACCCCGTTCAAACGCCCGGTGTCCTGA
- the trxB gene encoding thioredoxin-disulfide reductase: MSVAKHAKVLILGSGPAGYSAAVYAARANLKPVLITGIAQGGQLMTTTDVENWPGDPTGVQGPELMARMQAHAEHFNTEIIFDHIHTVHLNERPLRLIGDSGEYTADALIIATGASAQYLGLPSEEAFSGRGVSACATCDGFFYKGKEVCVVGGGNTAVEEALYLSNIASKVTVIHRRDKFRAEPILIDRLLEKAKQGVVELKYDTVLDEVTGDNSGVTGVRIKNVKTGAHEDIALHGVFIAIGHKPNTDIFDGQLEMKNGYIVTHSGLNGNATATSVPGVFAAGDVQDHVYRQAITSAGTGCMAALDAQRYLENLDQ; encoded by the coding sequence ATGTCCGTTGCCAAGCATGCCAAAGTCCTGATTCTCGGTTCCGGCCCCGCCGGCTACAGCGCCGCCGTCTATGCCGCGCGCGCCAACCTCAAGCCCGTGCTGATCACGGGTATCGCCCAGGGCGGTCAGTTGATGACCACCACGGACGTCGAGAACTGGCCCGGCGACCCGACCGGTGTGCAAGGCCCCGAGTTGATGGCCCGTATGCAGGCTCACGCCGAGCATTTCAACACCGAGATCATCTTCGATCACATTCATACGGTGCATCTGAACGAGCGCCCGTTGCGTCTGATCGGCGACTCCGGCGAATACACGGCCGACGCCCTGATCATTGCCACCGGCGCCTCGGCACAATACCTTGGCTTGCCCTCGGAAGAAGCGTTCTCCGGCCGCGGCGTGTCCGCCTGCGCCACCTGCGACGGCTTTTTCTACAAGGGCAAGGAAGTCTGCGTGGTCGGCGGCGGTAACACGGCCGTCGAAGAAGCGCTCTACCTCTCCAATATCGCCAGCAAGGTCACGGTGATCCACCGACGCGACAAATTCCGCGCCGAGCCGATCCTGATCGACCGCCTGCTGGAGAAGGCCAAGCAAGGCGTGGTGGAACTCAAATACGACACCGTGCTCGACGAAGTGACCGGCGACAATTCGGGCGTGACCGGCGTGCGCATCAAGAACGTGAAGACGGGCGCGCACGAAGACATCGCACTGCATGGCGTGTTCATCGCCATCGGCCACAAGCCGAACACCGATATCTTCGACGGCCAGCTCGAGATGAAGAACGGCTATATCGTCACGCACAGCGGCCTGAACGGCAACGCCACGGCCACCAGCGTGCCGGGCGTATTTGCCGCGGGCGACGTGCAAGACCACGTCTACCGTCAGGCCATTACCAGCGCCGGCACCGGTTGCATGGCCGCGCTCGATGCCCAGCGTTACCTCGAAAATCTCGATCAGTAA
- a CDS encoding DNA translocase FtsK, with product MTTKSSYSAGAGSSLPNRVTHLFHEIRWMAQVALMVFLLMALFSYSRLDPSWTHAAHVERIANWAGRVGAWVADMLLLMLGLSAYWLVVFIGRRVISGYRRISAKREAPPLRERLASGGWVEIVSSLMVLLSSAGIESLRLYRLKAQLPRASGGVIGETVGGFFQHALGFTGGTLALLLIFAFGLSLLFHFSWLSAAEKLGALILDTGTVIRRRREARRDRRLGEEAAIAREGAVVQNRVRTEVHEPVQIVPPVKVVPKSERVEKEKQAPLFADLPDSILPPLALLDPAPPVQETVSGETLEFTSRLIEKKLKDFGVEVNVVAAYPGPVITRYEIEPATGVKGSQIVNLAKDLARSLSLVSIRVVETIPGKNFMGLELPNPRRQTVRLTEILGSEVYNDSSSLLTLALGKDIGGKPVVADLAKMPHLLVAGTTGSGKSVGINAMILSLLYKATAEQVRLILIDPKMLEMSMYEGIQHLLCPVVTDMRQAGHALNWVVAEMERRYKLMSKLGVRNLAGYNNKIDDAAKREEHIPNPFSLTPEAPEPLQRLPYIVVVIDELADLMMVVGKKVEELIARIAQKARAAGIHLILATQRPSVDVITGLIKANVPTRVAFQVSSKIDSRTILDQQGAETLLGMGDMLYMPPGTGLPLRVHGAFVADDEVHRVVERLREQGEANYVEGLLDGAVEGEDGGVDGAAGGTGEGGGESDPLYDQAVAVVLKQRRASISLVQRHLRIGYNRAARLLEQMEQSGVVSAMASNGNREILVPNREGE from the coding sequence ATGACGACGAAATCTTCCTACTCTGCTGGTGCCGGATCGTCGTTGCCCAACCGGGTGACGCACCTTTTCCATGAAATCCGCTGGATGGCGCAGGTCGCGCTGATGGTGTTCCTGTTGATGGCGTTGTTCTCATACAGCCGTCTGGACCCCAGCTGGACGCATGCGGCGCACGTGGAGCGCATCGCCAACTGGGCGGGGCGCGTCGGCGCTTGGGTGGCCGACATGCTGCTGCTCATGCTCGGTCTGTCCGCCTACTGGCTGGTGGTCTTTATCGGCCGTCGCGTGATTTCGGGCTACCGCCGTATCTCGGCCAAGCGCGAAGCGCCCCCGCTGCGCGAGCGTCTCGCCAGCGGCGGCTGGGTGGAGATCGTCTCGTCCCTGATGGTGCTGCTCTCGAGCGCCGGTATCGAATCCCTGCGTCTTTACCGTCTCAAGGCCCAATTGCCGCGAGCCTCGGGCGGCGTGATCGGTGAGACCGTTGGTGGTTTCTTCCAGCATGCGCTCGGCTTTACGGGCGGCACGCTGGCGTTGCTGCTCATCTTTGCCTTCGGGCTGTCGCTGCTGTTCCATTTCTCGTGGCTGTCCGCCGCCGAAAAGCTCGGCGCGCTGATTCTCGATACCGGCACCGTGATCCGCCGCCGCCGTGAGGCGCGCCGGGACCGGCGGCTGGGTGAAGAGGCGGCCATCGCGCGTGAGGGCGCGGTGGTGCAGAACCGGGTGCGCACGGAAGTTCACGAGCCTGTGCAGATCGTGCCGCCGGTCAAGGTCGTGCCCAAGAGCGAGCGTGTGGAGAAGGAAAAGCAGGCGCCGCTCTTCGCCGATCTGCCTGACTCCATTCTTCCGCCGTTGGCGCTGCTCGATCCGGCACCGCCGGTGCAGGAGACAGTTTCGGGAGAAACGCTCGAGTTCACGTCGCGCCTCATTGAGAAGAAGCTCAAGGACTTCGGCGTCGAAGTGAATGTCGTGGCGGCGTATCCCGGGCCTGTCATTACCCGATATGAGATCGAACCGGCAACGGGCGTGAAGGGCAGTCAGATCGTCAATCTGGCGAAGGATCTGGCGCGCTCGCTCTCGCTGGTGTCGATTCGTGTGGTCGAGACCATCCCGGGCAAGAATTTCATGGGGTTGGAGTTGCCGAATCCGCGCCGTCAGACCGTGCGTCTGACCGAGATTCTGGGTTCGGAGGTCTACAACGATTCTTCGTCGTTGCTGACGCTGGCGCTGGGTAAGGACATCGGCGGCAAGCCGGTCGTGGCCGATCTGGCGAAGATGCCGCACTTGCTGGTGGCCGGTACCACCGGCTCGGGTAAGTCGGTCGGGATCAACGCCATGATTCTGTCGCTGCTCTACAAGGCGACGGCCGAGCAGGTCCGGCTGATCCTGATCGATCCGAAGATGCTCGAAATGAGCATGTACGAGGGCATTCAGCATCTGCTGTGTCCGGTGGTGACCGATATGCGTCAGGCCGGCCATGCGTTGAACTGGGTGGTGGCCGAGATGGAGCGCCGCTACAAGCTGATGAGCAAGCTCGGTGTGCGCAATCTTGCCGGGTACAACAACAAGATCGACGACGCTGCGAAGCGCGAAGAGCACATTCCGAATCCGTTCTCGCTCACGCCCGAGGCGCCGGAGCCGTTGCAGCGTCTGCCGTACATCGTGGTCGTGATCGACGAGTTGGCCGACCTGATGATGGTGGTCGGCAAGAAGGTCGAAGAATTGATCGCGCGTATCGCGCAGAAGGCGCGTGCGGCGGGGATTCACTTGATTCTGGCCACGCAGCGTCCGTCGGTCGACGTCATTACGGGGCTGATCAAGGCGAACGTGCCGACGCGTGTGGCGTTTCAGGTGTCGTCGAAGATCGACTCGCGCACCATTCTCGATCAGCAAGGTGCGGAAACGTTGCTGGGCATGGGCGACATGCTCTACATGCCGCCGGGCACCGGGCTGCCGTTGCGTGTTCACGGCGCGTTCGTGGCCGATGACGAAGTGCATCGCGTGGTCGAGCGGCTCAGGGAGCAGGGCGAAGCCAACTACGTCGAAGGGTTGCTGGACGGCGCTGTCGAAGGTGAGGACGGCGGCGTGGACGGCGCCGCCGGTGGAACTGGCGAGGGCGGAGGCGAGTCCGATCCTCTGTACGATCAGGCGGTGGCGGTGGTGCTCAAGCAGCGCCGTGCGTCGATCTCGCTGGTACAGCGGCATTTGCGCATCGGCTACAACCGGGCGGCGCGCCTGCTCGAACAGATGGAACAATCCGGCGTGGTGTCGGCAATGGCGAGTAATGGCAACCGGGAAATTCTGGTGCCGAATCGCGAAGGAGAATAA
- a CDS encoding TetR/AcrR family transcriptional regulator — protein MSPATDAAPRQRMPRDARTRQLLDVAWTLIGDEGTDALTLGRLAEAAGVTKPVVYDHFGTRNGLLAALYQDYDERQTVIFDRSVAAAKPTLQDKARVMASSYVTCVLTQGREISGVLAALSGSAELAAVKRQYQQTFIGKCAAVLAPFAGSQGVPAPAMWAMLGAADSLSDAAVAGDITPDDAQAELTQTILAIVKRHKA, from the coding sequence ATGAGCCCAGCCACCGACGCCGCCCCCCGCCAACGCATGCCGCGCGACGCCCGCACACGACAGTTGCTCGACGTGGCGTGGACCCTCATCGGCGACGAAGGCACCGACGCCCTGACCCTGGGGCGGCTGGCGGAGGCGGCGGGGGTCACGAAGCCGGTGGTGTATGACCACTTCGGCACGCGCAATGGGCTTCTCGCCGCGTTGTATCAGGACTACGACGAACGTCAGACCGTGATCTTCGACCGTTCGGTGGCGGCGGCGAAACCGACCTTGCAGGACAAGGCCCGCGTGATGGCGTCGAGCTACGTGACGTGCGTGTTGACGCAGGGCCGCGAGATTTCGGGGGTACTGGCCGCGCTCAGTGGCTCGGCAGAGCTTGCCGCAGTGAAGCGGCAGTACCAGCAGACCTTCATCGGAAAGTGTGCGGCCGTGCTCGCGCCGTTCGCCGGATCGCAGGGTGTCCCTGCGCCCGCCATGTGGGCCATGCTGGGGGCCGCAGACTCACTCTCGGACGCCGCGGTCGCCGGCGACATCACGCCAGACGACGCCCAGGCGGAACTGACGCAGACCATTCTGGCGATAGTCAAGCGCCACAAGGCGTAA
- a CDS encoding NAD(+) synthase, producing the protein MTNRFLNLYNHDFARVAVGVPQCRVADPVYNAAQTIALARQADAAGAVLVAFPELGIPAYSCEDLFQQRALLDACNVALADIVAASRELGAALIVGMPVRVQQRLFNCAVVVARGRIHGVVPKTYLPNYSEFYEARQFNAADDAGVDTVTLLGDDVPFGSLIFEAVDQPLLRFHCEICEDVWVPVPPSSFAALAGATVLVNLSASNVVVGKSAYRHQLVGQQSARCLAAYLYTSAGQGESTTDLAWDGQALIYENGDMLAESARFASESHLIYADVDLERLARERMHQTTFGVSVRRHADEVARFRTIKVDVALPRDAALPLARNVERFPYVPSDPRRRDERCHEVYNIQVQALMQRLASSKIQKVVIGVSGGLDSTHALLVCAKVMDRLGLPRINILAYTMPGFATSERTLRQARELMDAVGCTAREIDIRPSCMQMLKDLDHPFAKGEEVYDVTFENVQAGERTNHLFRLANHLGAIVIGTGDLSELALGWCTYGVGDHMSHYNVNASVPKTLIMHLVRWVAETGQLGGAASSKASPVKGGRDAGARRNVLIDILETEISPELVPGKANGAPEQRTEHFIGPYALQDFNLYYTLRFGYAPRKVAFLSWSAWHDASAGRWPDEGHLARNEYDLVAIKRNLRIFLDRFFRTSQFKRSCIPNAPKVGTGGSLSPRGDWRAPSDSESVVWLADLDTVPDDPHA; encoded by the coding sequence ATGACCAACCGATTTCTCAATCTCTATAACCACGATTTCGCGCGTGTAGCCGTCGGGGTGCCGCAGTGCCGCGTGGCCGACCCCGTCTACAACGCCGCACAGACCATCGCGCTTGCCAGGCAAGCCGATGCCGCGGGGGCGGTACTCGTCGCCTTCCCCGAACTGGGCATTCCGGCCTATAGCTGCGAAGACCTGTTCCAGCAGCGCGCCCTGCTCGACGCCTGCAACGTGGCGCTGGCCGACATCGTGGCGGCAAGCCGCGAGTTGGGGGCTGCGCTGATTGTGGGCATGCCGGTGCGCGTGCAGCAGCGCCTGTTCAACTGCGCCGTGGTCGTGGCGCGCGGACGCATTCATGGCGTCGTTCCCAAGACATACCTGCCGAACTACAGCGAGTTCTACGAGGCGCGGCAGTTCAATGCTGCCGACGACGCTGGCGTCGATACCGTGACCTTGCTTGGCGACGATGTACCGTTCGGCTCGCTCATCTTCGAAGCCGTCGACCAGCCGCTGCTGCGCTTTCACTGCGAGATCTGCGAAGACGTCTGGGTGCCGGTGCCGCCGTCGTCGTTTGCGGCGCTGGCCGGTGCGACCGTCCTCGTCAATCTATCGGCGTCGAACGTAGTGGTGGGCAAGTCGGCGTATCGTCATCAACTGGTCGGTCAACAGTCGGCACGATGCCTCGCGGCGTACCTATACACGTCGGCCGGGCAAGGCGAATCGACGACTGACCTCGCATGGGATGGACAGGCACTCATCTATGAGAACGGCGACATGCTGGCCGAGTCGGCGCGCTTTGCCAGCGAGTCGCATCTGATTTATGCGGACGTCGATCTGGAGCGTCTGGCGCGCGAGCGCATGCATCAGACGACCTTTGGCGTTTCGGTGCGCCGCCATGCCGACGAGGTGGCGCGCTTTCGCACAATCAAGGTCGATGTGGCCCTGCCGCGCGACGCAGCGTTGCCGCTTGCGCGCAATGTCGAACGGTTCCCGTATGTGCCTTCGGACCCGCGCCGGCGCGACGAGCGTTGCCACGAGGTCTACAACATTCAGGTGCAGGCGCTGATGCAGCGTCTGGCGTCGTCGAAGATTCAGAAGGTTGTGATCGGTGTGTCCGGCGGTCTCGACTCCACGCATGCGTTGCTCGTGTGCGCGAAGGTCATGGATCGTCTCGGTTTGCCGCGCATCAACATTCTGGCGTACACCATGCCGGGCTTCGCTACGAGCGAGCGTACGTTGCGTCAGGCGCGCGAGTTGATGGACGCGGTCGGGTGCACGGCGCGGGAGATCGACATTCGCCCGAGTTGCATGCAGATGCTGAAAGACCTCGATCACCCGTTCGCGAAGGGCGAAGAAGTCTACGACGTCACGTTCGAGAACGTGCAGGCGGGCGAGCGTACCAATCATCTGTTCCGTCTGGCGAATCACCTGGGCGCGATCGTCATCGGCACGGGCGACCTCAGCGAGTTGGCGCTGGGCTGGTGCACGTACGGCGTGGGCGACCATATGTCTCACTACAACGTGAACGCCAGTGTGCCCAAGACACTCATCATGCACCTCGTGCGATGGGTGGCCGAGACCGGGCAGCTGGGTGGCGCCGCATCGTCGAAGGCTTCTCCGGTCAAAGGGGGGCGGGACGCCGGGGCGCGCCGCAACGTCCTCATCGATATTCTCGAAACGGAGATCAGCCCGGAACTGGTGCCCGGCAAGGCCAATGGCGCGCCCGAGCAGCGCACCGAGCATTTCATCGGGCCGTACGCGTTGCAGGACTTCAATCTCTATTACACGTTGCGTTTCGGTTACGCCCCGCGCAAGGTGGCGTTTCTCTCGTGGAGTGCCTGGCACGATGCGTCGGCGGGCCGCTGGCCCGACGAAGGGCACCTCGCCCGCAACGAGTACGATCTGGTCGCGATCAAACGCAACCTGCGGATTTTCCTGGACCGATTCTTCCGCACGAGTCAGTTCAAGCGGTCGTGTATTCCGAACGCGCCGAAGGTCGGCACGGGCGGCTCGCTTTCGCCGCGCGGCGACTGGCGTGCACCCAGCGATTCGGAGTCGGTGGTGTGGCTCGCAGATCTGGACACGGTGCCGGACGACCCCCACGCCTGA
- a CDS encoding trimeric intracellular cation channel family protein — translation MSAQLHTILAVMEAIAVLSCAISGFAEARKQHLDPVGAFVLAFATAFGGGTLRDVLLDHRPFYWVQHQWYTVIILILSLSTSGVLRLVSRVATERVLLITDAIGLGFFSASGTSLALQTDMSAFMSVMMGVITGVGGGVMRDILCNEVPLVLRDTRPYAVCAFIGGWIYIALTYADLDPVYTLSISAFSVIFVRLITVAFDVRLKT, via the coding sequence ATGAGCGCCCAACTGCATACGATACTGGCCGTCATGGAGGCCATTGCCGTATTGTCGTGCGCGATCTCAGGTTTCGCCGAAGCCCGCAAGCAGCACCTCGACCCGGTCGGCGCGTTCGTGCTGGCCTTCGCCACCGCCTTTGGCGGCGGCACGCTACGCGACGTGCTGCTCGACCACCGCCCCTTCTACTGGGTACAGCACCAGTGGTACACGGTCATCATTCTCATACTCTCGCTATCGACGTCCGGCGTGTTACGGCTCGTCTCGCGCGTGGCCACGGAGCGCGTGCTGCTCATTACGGATGCGATCGGTCTGGGGTTCTTCAGCGCGTCCGGCACGTCGCTGGCGTTGCAGACCGATATGTCGGCGTTCATGTCAGTGATGATGGGCGTGATCACTGGTGTGGGCGGCGGAGTCATGCGCGACATCCTCTGCAATGAAGTGCCCCTCGTGTTGCGAGATACGCGCCCCTATGCGGTGTGTGCTTTCATCGGCGGCTGGATCTACATCGCCCTGACCTACGCCGACCTCGATCCCGTCTACACCTTGTCGATCAGCGCATTCTCCGTCATTTTCGTACGCCTGATCACCGTCGCCTTCGACGTACGGCTCAAAACCTGA
- a CDS encoding NAD(P)H-dependent oxidoreductase yields the protein MHALVVVAHPDAQSLTHAIASHVAEGIATTPSQAHPPASHTVEIADLAAEGFDPRFSVDDLALFQKTREAPADVAGEHARIDRADALVLVYPIYWWSFPALLKGWIDRVFTQGWAYEDVEGGKVMKKLQRLRVHLVAVGGADQRTMARHGYFGAMKTQIDHGIFGYCGAQVVTSELLLASDTGYPEAHLDTARAIGRKVFANAP from the coding sequence ATGCATGCCCTTGTCGTCGTCGCACACCCCGACGCCCAATCGCTCACCCATGCCATTGCCTCACACGTTGCCGAGGGAATCGCCACAACGCCGTCGCAGGCACACCCGCCTGCCTCTCACACTGTCGAGATTGCCGATCTGGCGGCGGAGGGCTTCGACCCGCGATTCTCTGTCGACGATCTCGCGCTGTTCCAGAAAACGCGCGAGGCGCCCGCCGATGTCGCGGGTGAGCACGCACGCATTGACCGGGCGGACGCACTGGTGCTCGTCTACCCGATCTATTGGTGGTCGTTTCCCGCCCTGCTCAAAGGATGGATCGATCGCGTATTCACACAAGGCTGGGCCTATGAAGACGTGGAAGGCGGCAAAGTGATGAAGAAGCTGCAACGACTGCGTGTGCATCTGGTGGCGGTCGGCGGCGCCGACCAACGCACGATGGCCCGGCATGGCTACTTCGGCGCGATGAAAACCCAGATCGATCACGGCATTTTCGGCTATTGTGGCGCACAAGTCGTCACATCCGAGTTGCTCCTGGCCTCCGACACCGGCTACCCTGAGGCCCATCTCGACACCGCGCGTGCGATCGGCCGGAAGGTCTTCGCAAACGCCCCCTGA